Below is a window of Blastocatellia bacterium DNA.
GATGGTGATCGTCGGCACCTGGGGATTGCGGGGCCGCCAGTCGAAGGCATCGCGCGTCAGGCCCAGCTTCAGCTCGTTAATCACGTTAGGCCTGATCAGCGTGGTGTTGGTCAGGCCAACATTCTGGCTGCGGAAGCTCGTGTCCAGGCCGAAGAACTCGGTGAGCAATGAATTCGACGCTAGGGGAGCCAGATTGTTCGTCTGATTGAAGATGTACCGACCGCTGATGCGGTTTCGCCCGCCGAATCCCTGGTGATCGAGCCGCACGACAAAGGAGTGAAAGTCCGAGCTGTCGGGTCGCGTGATCACCGTCTCGGCGGAGACGGGAATCTGCTCGTTGCCGACGGTGACAAACCGCGGATTCTCCGTGGCGACAGGACGCGGGAATCGCTGCAGCAGATCGCGCGCCACCGGTCCGGTTGCCGCACGAATCGCTTCCGCTGTGAAGAACCGCGCTCGCTGACTCGTCGAGGATCGAAGCGTCGTCGCTTCATAGGATCCGTAGGCGAAGAATTTGTCCTTGAGGATGGGGCCGCCGAGATCGAAGCCAAACTGATTTCGGACAAAGGGAGGCTTCTCTCTTTCAAAGAAGTTGCGGGCCCGCAACGACCGATCGCGATGGAACTCCCACACGGTTCCGTGAATCTCGTTGCTGCCGGACTTTGTCGCCACGCTGAGAACTCCGCCGGAGAGCCGCCCGAATTCAGCGCCGAATGTGTTGCGGATCAGGCGGAATTCCTCCACGCTGTCGAGGGGAACGACAATCTGAGCAAATCCCGCTACCACCGGATCGTTGTTCTCAATGCCATCAACCAGGAAGTTCGTTCCCCGGCTTCGCGCTCCACCGATAGAAAATCCGCCGGTATTGCTACCGATTCCCCCGGCCACCACACCGGGCTGGAGCAGAGCGAGCTGGGTGAAATCACGAGTCACCAGCGGCAGATCAACGATGCGTCGCTTATCCACCAACCCGGAGAGGCGTCCTTCCTCGGTGTTGATCAGCGGAACCTCACCCGTCACGGTGACGATCTCACTGATCTCGCCGACTTCCAGCGTGACATCTACGCGCTTGACTTCGTTTACGGTCAGCTCGACGTTATCAACGGCTGCCGTCTTGAATCCCTTTTGCTCGACTTTGATCTCGTAGATGCCACGTGGCAGATTGGTGACGCGGTATAAGCCACTCGTGTCGGTGGTCGTCGTCATCGTCAGATTAGTTTTCACCTCCCGGATCGTCACGGTAGCTCCCGCGACAACAGCTCCGGTTGCGTCCGTGACAACCCCGGTGATGGTACCTGTAATGGTCTGTGCCCTGGCAGGAACTGCCAGTACAAGCAGACTCAGAAGTACAAGATGACTGAGGACTGCCTGAGCAGTGCGAGTCATCATCCTCTTTTCCTCCCTTTAAGGTTGTAAGGGTTTGGCATGCTCTTAGGATATGCAAATACTGTGCCAGATGGGTTGAAACATCTAACCGGAGAAAAATCAAGTGGATCTGGCAACCAACGAATCCGAAAGCCGTCTCGTACTTCCATTTTTCTGGAAGCCACTTCCATTTTTCTGGAAATGGTCTCTGCCCTCAAAGTTAGCTAAAGTTTCCCTGCTGCCCGGAAAACATCGGTTAGCTATGTCGCCCCGTTGCGTGGCGTCTGCTCCGGCTTTCTCGGCTGTCTGAAAATCTGATAGAGTTGGGGGGCCAGGTCGAGTGGGTTGCGCAGTGCGCGATATGATTGAGGTCGAAGTCGAGAAGGTGGTTTATGGTGGGGATGGGCTTGCGCGGCATGGCGGTCGCGTCTTACTCATTCGGGGAGCGGCTCCCGGCGACCGGTTGCGCGTGAAAATCATCGCCGAGAAGGCCGATTACGCTCGCGCGGAGATCACCGAGATTGTCGTTGCTTCGCCGGAGCGCCGACCGCCCCCCTGCCCGTATTACGGACGGTGCGGCGGTTGCCAGCTCCAGCACCTCCGCTACGAGGCTCAGCTTCGCGCCAAGGTCGCCATGATTAAGGAGTCGCTGGCCCGTATTGCCGGACTCCACTGGACGGATGAAATCCACATCATTCCGTCGGAGGAATTCCATTACCGCCTGCGGGCCGAGCTGAAGGTGGATGCTGCCGGCGACCGGGTGAGACTTGGTTATTATCAGCCTTCGTCTCACATCCTCTGTGAGGTTGACCGGTGTCCGTTGCTCAGCCCGGCGCTCAATCACACCCTGAGTCAATTGCGTAGTTATCCCGCCGGGGCCTTCGCCGGAGTGAGGGCCATTGATCTGGCACAGAGCGAGGAAGGACGTGTAGCGGTTCATCCTCCACCTCGATTTTTTCCGACAGGGACTTTTTCCGGCGAATCGAATGCCGGGAGTTCGGGCCCTTTCGTCGAGCCGGCTTCGGGTTCCTCACCGATGCCGACCCCCGAGCGGCAAGAGCTTTTTTCTCCGTGCGAGCTGGTTTGGCGGGTGGGCGGCTACATCTATGGGTTTGATGTCCGCACGTTCTTTCAGGCGAACCGATTTTTGCTCCCGGAATTACTCAACCTGGTCGTTGCGGGCGAAGAGGGCGAGCGGGCGCTCGATCTTTTCTGTGGTGTTGGATTTTTCACCATGCCGCTGGCGGAGCGCTTTGCCCTCGTGCTCGGCATTGATAGCGACGCGCGGGCCATCGGGCACGCTCGCCGCAATGCGCGGTTGAACCGGCTTTCTCGTTGCCGATTCGAAGCAGCTCCGGTGGAAGCCTGGCTTCTCGCGCATTTCTCAGAGATGGTGGGGTGTGATCTGGTTGTTCTCGATCCTCCCCGGATGGGCCTCACCCGCCATGCGGGCGAAGCCCTCGCCCGACTGCAGCCGCGGCGCATCATCTATGTTTCGTGCAACCCCGCCACCCTGGCGCGTGACGTGAAACGGTTGCTCCAGCACGGGTACGACATTGTGTCCATCACCGCTCTCGACCTTTTTCCCCAAACGTTTCACGTTGAGACGGTCGTCCGACTCCGCCGATGATAAAGAAGCGGAGGGTTTGGCCGATCCTCACAATGGACGATAATCATGGATTGGGAACAGGCTCGGCGAGCGTGTACAATTCCGCTGCCCTGAGAGATGGGCGGGATTCTCACCAGCAAGGAGGATTGTGCGCGATGAAAAAGGCAGGAACGATTGTCGTTCTCATGGTTGTGGCGCTCGTGCCGATGGGCGTAGCTCAGTCGTCGGCCACGGAGATGGTTTTGATCAAAGCCGGTCGGCTCATTGACGTGAAGGCCGCCACCGTGTTGACGAATCAGGGAATTTTGATTGAGGGAGAGCGAATCAAGGAGGTTGGTCCGTTTCCCACGGTAGCCGATCATGCTCCCCGGGGCACTCCGATCATAGACTTGAGCGGGGTAACCGTTCTGCCCGGACTCATTGACTGTCATACGCATCTCACATCGCAGCCGGGCAATTATTACGAAGATCTCTTCCGAAAAAGTCCGATTGATCAGGCGGTGATCGTTCACGTCTATGCCCGTCGGACGCTGGAAGCGGGATTCACGACGGTGCGTGATCTCGGCGCGGCCGAATTCATTGATGTGGCCCTGCGCAAAGCGATTGACAGCGGCCTGGTCCTGGGACCGCGGATGCTGGTGGCGACGCTGGCCGTCGGAGCCACTGGGGGGCATGCCGACCTCACCGGCTTCTCTCCCTATCTCAAGTTTCAGCAGTTTTCCGGCATCGCCGATGGAGTGGATGAGATCCGCAAGCTCATCCGCTTCGAGGTCAAAAACGGAGCGGATTGGATCAAGTTGATCGCCACAGCCGGAGTTCTCTCCGAAGAAGAGTCTGCGGGTGCGCCGCAATATTCCTTCGAGGAGATGAAAGCGGCCGTCGAGGAAGCCGCCCGCTGGGGGCGCAAAGTAGCCGCTCACGCGCACGGAGCCGAAGGCATCGCGCTCGCCGTG
It encodes the following:
- a CDS encoding carboxypeptidase regulatory-like domain-containing protein codes for the protein MMTRTAQAVLSHLVLLSLLVLAVPARAQTITGTITGVVTDATGAVVAGATVTIREVKTNLTMTTTTDTSGLYRVTNLPRGIYEIKVEQKGFKTAAVDNVELTVNEVKRVDVTLEVGEISEIVTVTGEVPLINTEEGRLSGLVDKRRIVDLPLVTRDFTQLALLQPGVVAGGIGSNTGGFSIGGARSRGTNFLVDGIENNDPVVAGFAQIVVPLDSVEEFRLIRNTFGAEFGRLSGGVLSVATKSGSNEIHGTVWEFHRDRSLRARNFFEREKPPFVRNQFGFDLGGPILKDKFFAYGSYEATTLRSSTSQRARFFTAEAIRAATGPVARDLLQRFPRPVATENPRFVTVGNEQIPVSAETVITRPDSSDFHSFVVRLDHQGFGGRNRISGRYIFNQTNNLAPLASNSLLTEFFGLDTSFRSQNVGLTNTTLIRPNVINELKLGLTRDAFDWRPRNPQVPTITI
- a CDS encoding class I SAM-dependent RNA methyltransferase, with the protein product MIEVEVEKVVYGGDGLARHGGRVLLIRGAAPGDRLRVKIIAEKADYARAEITEIVVASPERRPPPCPYYGRCGGCQLQHLRYEAQLRAKVAMIKESLARIAGLHWTDEIHIIPSEEFHYRLRAELKVDAAGDRVRLGYYQPSSHILCEVDRCPLLSPALNHTLSQLRSYPAGAFAGVRAIDLAQSEEGRVAVHPPPRFFPTGTFSGESNAGSSGPFVEPASGSSPMPTPERQELFSPCELVWRVGGYIYGFDVRTFFQANRFLLPELLNLVVAGEEGERALDLFCGVGFFTMPLAERFALVLGIDSDARAIGHARRNARLNRLSRCRFEAAPVEAWLLAHFSEMVGCDLVVLDPPRMGLTRHAGEALARLQPRRIIYVSCNPATLARDVKRLLQHGYDIVSITALDLFPQTFHVETVVRLRR
- a CDS encoding amidohydrolase family protein; this translates as MKKAGTIVVLMVVALVPMGVAQSSATEMVLIKAGRLIDVKAATVLTNQGILIEGERIKEVGPFPTVADHAPRGTPIIDLSGVTVLPGLIDCHTHLTSQPGNYYEDLFRKSPIDQAVIVHVYARRTLEAGFTTVRDLGAAEFIDVALRKAIDSGLVLGPRMLVATLAVGATGGHADLTGFSPYLKFQQFSGIADGVDEIRKLIRFEVKNGADWIKLIATAGVLSEEESAGAPQYSFEEMKAAVEEAARWGRKVAAHAHGAEGIALAVRAGVASIEHGSFLDDEGIRLMKERGTYLVADIYNDDYILSEYARLGYPEKIIEKERRVGRMQRENFQRAVRAGVRIAYGTDAGVYPHGWNAKQFAHMVRWGMTPMQAIQSATINAADLLGWADRVGAIAPGTYADIIAVRGDPLSDISVLERVDFVMKGGRVVKNTLSQ